In Desulfurellaceae bacterium, one DNA window encodes the following:
- a CDS encoding glutathione S-transferase family protein, translated as MKVHDSKAAPNPRRVRIFVAEKGLDVPFEEVDIMNAVNRQAEFRQKNPMGTVPVLELDDGTCIAESAAICRYFEEIQPEPPLLGVDATDRAVVAMWDRRMEFELLLPIADSFRQHHAFFKGRIEQCPEYAEVAKRRAVQNLAWLDEVLADRQFVAGERFSVADITALCAVDFGRVSKIGIAPEQKNLARWHEAVSARPSAKA; from the coding sequence ATGAAAGTTCACGACAGCAAAGCCGCCCCCAACCCGCGCCGGGTCCGCATCTTTGTGGCCGAAAAAGGGCTCGATGTCCCGTTCGAGGAAGTTGATATTATGAACGCGGTCAACCGTCAGGCTGAGTTCCGGCAGAAAAACCCCATGGGCACGGTGCCGGTGCTGGAGCTGGACGACGGCACCTGTATTGCAGAAAGCGCCGCCATCTGCCGCTATTTTGAAGAAATCCAGCCCGAGCCGCCGCTATTGGGCGTTGATGCCACCGACCGGGCCGTGGTGGCCATGTGGGACCGCCGCATGGAGTTTGAACTCCTGCTGCCGATTGCCGATTCGTTCCGTCAACACCACGCGTTTTTCAAGGGTCGCATCGAGCAGTGCCCAGAGTATGCCGAGGTGGCCAAGCGGCGGGCCGTCCAAAATCTGGCCTGGCTCGATGAGGTCCTGGCCGACCGGCAGTTTGTCGCCGGCGAACGCTTCAGCGTGGCCGATATTACCGCCCTGTGCGCGGTTGATTTCGGGCGGGTGTCGAAGATCGGCATTGCTCCGGAGCAGAAAAATCTGGCCCGCTGGCATGAAGCCGTGTCGGCACGGCCCAGCGCCAAGGCCTAG
- a CDS encoding TetR family transcriptional regulator codes for MALKKVPAKSGKHALREESILQAAAACFGEHGYRATTLEMVAERLDISRVTLYRYCPSKEELLIRVFERSIAIFQRGLRHICEQDIPPAEKLRQIIRHQVRLMADHRNFLTVYFSEEGNLPPDMAERSRAERRVYDGLIEGVIRQGVESGQFARLPVKLLSFAILGMCNWLYQWYQPDGPLAADEVARIFIDLVEHGYLRDDPQHELLSGLERVEKTLSSLQQQLQPASRSDPPA; via the coding sequence ATGGCTTTGAAGAAAGTGCCCGCCAAGAGCGGTAAACACGCCCTGCGGGAGGAATCCATCCTCCAGGCTGCGGCCGCCTGCTTTGGCGAGCACGGCTACCGTGCCACCACCCTGGAGATGGTCGCCGAGCGGCTCGACATCTCGCGGGTGACCCTGTACCGCTACTGTCCGAGCAAAGAAGAACTGCTGATTCGGGTCTTTGAGCGCTCCATCGCCATCTTCCAACGCGGCCTGCGCCACATCTGCGAACAAGACATTCCGCCGGCCGAAAAACTGCGCCAGATCATCCGCCATCAAGTCCGTCTGATGGCCGATCACCGCAATTTTCTGACCGTCTACTTCAGCGAAGAGGGCAATCTGCCGCCCGACATGGCCGAGCGCTCGCGGGCCGAGCGACGGGTCTACGATGGGCTGATCGAGGGGGTGATTCGCCAGGGCGTGGAATCCGGCCAGTTTGCCCGCCTGCCGGTCAAGCTGCTGTCGTTCGCCATCCTGGGCATGTGCAACTGGCTGTACCAGTGGTACCAGCCCGACGGTCCGCTGGCTGCGGATGAGGTGGCGCGGATCTTTATTGACCTCGTCGAGCACGGCTATCTGCGCGATGACCCGCAGCACGAACTGTTGTCCGGCCTGGAGCGGGTCGAAAAAACCCTGAGTTCCCTCCAGCAGCAGCTCCAGCCCGCCTCCCGTTCCGACCCACCCGCCTGA
- a CDS encoding RNA polymerase sigma factor, which yields METVEARVERPDAGQLELEHRFGLLVGSHRERARRLAWRLVGGDAEAAEDITQDAFVRAYQRLGTFRHQARLETWFYRILVRQAQTYRRWRAVRDRWQQVWNPSVPEHAPQPSGTAPEDTDPFVRQRIAAALEHLSRSQREAFVLVHLEGFTVRECAELMGKPSGTVKSHLHRALGRLRTELADLSPLEAGPATEHDR from the coding sequence GTGGAAACCGTTGAAGCCCGGGTCGAGCGGCCAGACGCCGGGCAGCTGGAGCTGGAACACCGCTTCGGGCTGCTGGTCGGCTCCCATCGGGAACGCGCCAGACGCCTGGCTTGGCGGCTAGTCGGCGGCGACGCCGAGGCGGCCGAGGACATCACCCAGGACGCCTTTGTCAGGGCCTATCAGCGGCTTGGCACGTTTCGGCACCAGGCCCGCCTCGAGACCTGGTTTTATCGCATCCTGGTCCGCCAGGCTCAGACCTACCGTCGCTGGCGTGCGGTGCGCGACCGCTGGCAGCAGGTGTGGAATCCGTCCGTCCCCGAACACGCTCCACAGCCGAGCGGGACGGCTCCGGAGGACACTGATCCTTTTGTCAGGCAACGCATAGCCGCAGCGCTGGAACATCTGAGCCGCAGTCAGCGCGAGGCGTTTGTCCTGGTCCATCTGGAAGGATTCACCGTTCGTGAATGTGCCGAGCTGATGGGCAAGCCCAGCGGGACGGTCAAGAGCCATCTGCACCGCGCCCTCGGCCGTTTACGGACCGAGCTGGCCGACCTCAGCCCGTTGGAGGCTGGGCCGGCCACGGAGCACGACCGATGA
- a CDS encoding Spy/CpxP family protein refolding chaperone encodes MYRVVCVCVLLLGLSVPEASGEQPGRSRHAGPPAARFIEKHAEQLGIDETTRQAIQSLVEEARARGREIRTSLKQARTEMRGLLEQDSPDEAAVMQHAERIGALRTEIRKNRLRAMLQIRALLSSEQRQALTALRQEKRPGRRRGGRFGACRTNLAELCPEAGPGRASLQCLSDNWAALSPGCQAVFERGRHRGKRRSERPD; translated from the coding sequence ATGTATCGTGTTGTGTGTGTGTGCGTACTGCTGCTCGGGCTGAGTGTCCCCGAGGCCAGCGGCGAACAGCCGGGACGGTCTCGGCACGCCGGTCCTCCGGCCGCGCGTTTTATCGAAAAACACGCCGAGCAGCTCGGGATTGACGAAACCACCCGGCAGGCCATCCAGAGCCTGGTCGAGGAGGCGCGGGCCAGGGGGCGGGAAATCCGCACTTCCCTGAAGCAGGCGCGGACCGAGATGCGCGGGCTGCTGGAGCAGGACAGCCCGGACGAAGCCGCGGTCATGCAGCACGCCGAACGGATCGGCGCGCTGCGAACCGAGATCCGCAAAAACCGCCTGCGGGCGATGTTGCAGATTCGGGCTCTACTCAGCTCGGAACAACGTCAAGCCCTGACCGCACTACGCCAGGAAAAACGCCCCGGTCGCCGGCGAGGGGGACGGTTTGGCGCGTGTCGGACCAATCTTGCCGAGCTGTGCCCCGAGGCCGGGCCGGGCCGGGCCTCGCTGCAATGTCTCAGCGACAACTGGGCTGCCCTGTCCCCGGGCTGTCAGGCCGTGTTTGAACGCGGCCGGCATCGGGGCAAACGCAGATCGGAACGGCCGGACTGA
- a CDS encoding dynamin family protein — MLFGRKTAHPDRLEAALETHIQNELEEEGAVFLAVVAGLRKLDGVARRLGFFSPAESYTRQVPWWPIIAVLGTYSAGKSTFLNDYLDYPLQLTGNQAVDDKFTVVCYGQDAQVRALPALALDADPRFPFYKISRELEASAPGEGERMDAYLQLKTCPSQVVRGRIFIDSPGFDADEQRTAVLRLTDHIVALSDLVLVFFDARHPEAGSMRDTLEHLVEKTIRRADSSKFLYILNHLDATAQDDNAEQVVAAWQRGLAQKGLTAGRFYHTYSRSAAPPIADPQVRARYEALREHDHAEIQARIQQVRTAQAYRVVGTLERSANELERQLIPQLRAMLRGWRTGVVWRDGLLLGGGLVLLGLLAWFGLGELLLGLGGGGLGVVAVVAGYGHWQVRRRVRERIITALRRDQADQHVDNLVEAFQHSTRWYRSIFRTEPATWNAQTRATVDKVRAEADRCVQQLNDIYTNPSGTAGRHTASSATPPEQSGQ; from the coding sequence GTGCTGTTTGGACGCAAGACCGCTCACCCGGACCGTCTTGAGGCGGCTCTTGAGACACATATCCAGAACGAACTGGAAGAGGAGGGAGCGGTCTTTCTGGCCGTGGTGGCCGGCCTGCGCAAACTGGATGGCGTCGCCCGCCGGCTGGGATTTTTCTCGCCCGCCGAGTCCTACACCCGTCAGGTGCCGTGGTGGCCGATCATCGCTGTTCTGGGGACGTATTCGGCCGGTAAATCGACCTTCCTCAACGACTATCTCGACTATCCCTTACAGCTGACCGGCAACCAGGCTGTTGACGACAAGTTTACCGTCGTGTGTTACGGCCAGGACGCCCAGGTCCGGGCGCTCCCAGCCCTGGCGCTGGACGCCGACCCACGCTTCCCGTTTTACAAAATCAGCCGCGAGCTTGAGGCCTCGGCACCGGGCGAGGGCGAGCGCATGGACGCCTATCTCCAGCTCAAAACCTGCCCCAGCCAGGTGGTTCGGGGCCGGATTTTTATTGACAGCCCCGGCTTTGACGCGGACGAGCAACGCACCGCGGTGCTGCGTCTGACCGACCACATCGTCGCCCTGTCCGACCTGGTGCTGGTTTTTTTTGATGCCCGCCACCCAGAAGCGGGCTCGATGCGGGATACGCTTGAGCATCTGGTCGAGAAGACGATCCGGCGGGCGGATTCCAGCAAATTTCTGTACATACTGAACCACCTGGATGCGACCGCCCAGGATGACAACGCCGAACAGGTGGTGGCCGCCTGGCAGCGCGGCCTGGCCCAGAAGGGCCTGACCGCCGGGCGTTTTTATCACACCTACAGCCGCTCGGCGGCGCCCCCGATTGCCGACCCCCAGGTCCGGGCCCGGTACGAGGCGCTGCGCGAACACGACCACGCCGAAATCCAGGCCCGTATTCAGCAGGTGCGGACCGCCCAGGCCTACCGTGTGGTGGGAACCCTGGAGCGCTCGGCGAACGAGCTGGAGCGACAGCTGATTCCCCAATTGCGGGCCATGCTGCGCGGCTGGCGGACAGGGGTCGTGTGGCGGGACGGGTTACTGCTCGGAGGGGGGCTGGTCTTGCTCGGGCTGCTGGCTTGGTTCGGCCTTGGCGAGCTGCTCCTCGGCCTGGGGGGCGGGGGCCTGGGTGTGGTGGCTGTCGTGGCCGGTTATGGACACTGGCAGGTTCGCCGCCGGGTGCGTGAGCGGATCATCACCGCCTTGCGTCGAGACCAGGCCGACCAGCATGTAGACAATCTGGTCGAGGCCTTTCAGCACAGCACGCGCTGGTATCGGAGTATTTTTCGCACCGAACCGGCGACCTGGAATGCCCAGACCCGGGCGACCGTCGATAAGGTCCGGGCCGAGGCCGACCGCTGCGTCCAACAGCTCAACGATATCTATACCAATCCGTCCGGGACGGCCGGCCGCCACACCGCGTCGTCCGCTACGCCGCCGGAGCAGTCCGGGCAATAG